The proteins below are encoded in one region of Ereboglobus luteus:
- a CDS encoding HAD family hydrolase, translated as MIKLVVTDIDGTLVDDNKNLSPDFWETIDQISQKGIIFAVASGRQYYTLAAQFERMKDRMLFIAENGAYASYENREILTVALEPAVVHNFIKIGRAIADTYPVLCGKNSTYVENDNEYFLSVVNHYCARLQRVDDLTQVGDTLLKFSMFDLVDSETHAYPHFKQFERDYKVAPAGKRWLDMTAPDANKGAALRHAQRQLGISPDETLVFGDYLNDLEMMREAKYSYAMKNAHPEIIKAANFVTDRDNNNHGVVDMIRKLCLNA; from the coding sequence ATGATCAAACTCGTAGTCACCGACATCGACGGCACGCTCGTTGATGACAACAAAAACTTGAGCCCGGATTTTTGGGAAACTATCGACCAAATCTCCCAAAAAGGCATCATCTTCGCCGTCGCAAGCGGACGCCAGTATTACACGCTTGCCGCGCAATTCGAACGCATGAAAGACCGGATGCTGTTTATCGCCGAGAACGGCGCCTATGCCTCGTATGAAAACCGGGAGATCCTCACCGTCGCGCTCGAACCCGCCGTCGTGCACAATTTCATAAAAATCGGCCGCGCCATCGCCGACACCTACCCGGTTCTTTGCGGGAAAAATTCGACCTATGTCGAAAACGACAACGAGTATTTCCTGTCCGTGGTGAATCATTATTGCGCAAGGCTGCAACGCGTGGACGACCTCACCCAAGTCGGGGACACGCTGCTGAAATTCAGCATGTTCGACCTCGTCGATTCCGAGACGCACGCATACCCCCACTTCAAACAATTCGAGCGCGACTACAAAGTCGCGCCCGCCGGAAAGCGCTGGCTCGACATGACCGCGCCCGACGCCAACAAGGGCGCCGCCCTCAGGCACGCCCAGCGGCAACTCGGCATCTCGCCCGACGAAACCCTCGTCTTCGGCGACTACCTCAACGACCTCGAAATGATGCGCGAGGCCAAATACAGCTACGCCATGAAAAACGCCCACCCCGAAATAATAAAGGCGGCGAATTTCGTCACCGACCGCGACAACAACAACCACGGCGTCGTTGATATGATTCGGAAACTCTGCCTGAACGCATGA
- a CDS encoding RluA family pseudouridine synthase, which produces MPLPPIIYEDDALIAFDKPSGLLIAPDRWDKTRENLMGLVHDKFGHTVANVHRLDADTSGIVLCTKTKPALDFVSGQFQSKTVRKKYLALTVLLPPERAMKFPSPIVPRTTGGILPENFTVETGLDHDNSNPGRMRVFRKRGGKPSLTEFTALEHFGRYVLYECRPITGRTHQIRVHLAAAGAPCLNDPFYGDTTELLLLSNLKRGYKGRADEKPLIARLALHASELTITHPLTREPVTIHCETPNDFKVALKYLRKFPGREKH; this is translated from the coding sequence GTGCCGCTGCCTCCCATCATTTACGAAGACGACGCGCTGATCGCTTTTGACAAGCCATCAGGCCTGCTCATCGCGCCTGATCGCTGGGACAAGACGCGCGAAAATTTGATGGGACTCGTTCATGATAAATTTGGCCACACTGTCGCGAATGTCCACCGGCTCGACGCCGACACGAGCGGCATCGTGCTTTGCACAAAAACAAAACCCGCGCTCGATTTTGTGAGCGGACAGTTTCAGTCCAAAACCGTTCGCAAAAAATACCTCGCGCTCACCGTCCTTTTGCCGCCCGAACGCGCGATGAAGTTCCCCTCGCCCATCGTGCCGCGCACCACCGGAGGGATCCTGCCGGAAAACTTCACCGTCGAAACCGGCCTCGACCATGACAATTCGAACCCGGGTCGCATGCGCGTGTTTCGCAAGCGCGGCGGCAAACCCAGCCTCACCGAGTTCACCGCGCTGGAGCATTTCGGGCGTTATGTGCTTTACGAGTGCCGCCCCATCACAGGCCGCACGCATCAAATCCGCGTGCATCTCGCAGCCGCCGGCGCGCCCTGCCTGAACGACCCTTTTTATGGCGACACCACGGAGCTGCTTCTTCTCTCAAACTTGAAGCGCGGCTACAAAGGTCGCGCCGATGAAAAACCCCTCATCGCGCGCCTCGCCCTGCACGCAAGCGAACTCACGATCACGCACCCGCTCACCCGCGAGCCGGTTACGATTCATTGCGAAACCCCCAACGACTTCAAAGTCGCGCTCAAATATCTGCGCAAATTTCCAGGACGCGAAAAACACTGA